The following proteins are encoded in a genomic region of Channa argus isolate prfri chromosome 3, Channa argus male v1.0, whole genome shotgun sequence:
- the cntf gene encoding ciliary neurotrophic factor, translated as MAHRATSRVTSSELSRTTQERAAAVAQLLHHECSILLELYRKKESFTADVTVSDGRLVTVPPASSQLDTRDKLWRLHSALLQCHSLLERAIAKEEEELAGGKKGDYETQRKMVKERLLLLLDNTRELLKVHDGTVVPTPNVEGMELEVPTTLFELKLWVYRIFKEVDYWTKMAITILQDLPSVKAKERVRTMRLRSTRSARR; from the exons ATGGCACACAGGGCGACAAGCCGTGTTACAAGCTCAGAACTGAGTAGGACCACGCAGGAACGGGCTGCTGCTGTAGCCCAGCTGCTGCATCATGAGTGCTCCATCTTACTGGAACTTTAT agaaagaaggagagttTCACAGCAGATGTTACAGTGAGTGATGGCCGTCTGGTGACTGTCCCTCCTGCTTCCTCTCAGCTGGACACCAGGGACAAGCTCTGGCGTCTtcactctgctctgctacagTGCCACAGCTTGCTGGAGAGGGCCATTgctaaagaagaagaggagctgGCCGGTGGGAAGAAGGGTGATTATGAGACCCAAAGGAAGATGGTCAAGGAGAGACTGTTGCTTCTCTTAGACAACACTAGAGAACTCCTCAAAGTTCATGATGGCACAGTAGTCCCAACTCCTAATGTAGAGGGAATGGAG ttaGAAGTTCCAACCACACTGTTTGAGCTCAAGCTTTGGGTTTACCGGATCTTCAAAGAGGTAGACTACTGGACCAAAATGGCCATCACCATCTTGCAAGACCTGCCATCAGTAAAAGCAAAGGAACGAGTGAGGACCATGCGACTCAGGAGCACCAGAAGCGCTCGGAGATGA
- the si:ch211-113e8.11 gene encoding uncharacterized protein si:ch211-113e8.11: MNSLVGYGVSSESDSDGDTEDVNNGRLCSLREVCGTAAVKKSRNFLLESASASSDSCTTSESEDQDPDPPSKSHSLTPASSAASRHTQPASSLGPLTPNKLPPPPLNACSDGSVFANPFKAQADQKLSALQKHVPLTMQAKPSQIGGKRVCVSYRKDGRCRFGIKCKFAHDSDLQTPLTPADGHPPVTDEAPVSENVGSHTGGSCSEESQALTGEEKSGGQQVRKRRVGLSNTLIPPKRAMKQYAKHRNREQINLS; encoded by the exons ATGAACTCTCTGGTTGGATACGGAGTGTCCTCGGAGTCGGACAGCGATGGGGATACAGAGGATGTAAACAACGGTAGACTttg ttCTCTCAGAGAGGTGTGTGGGACCGCAGCCGTCAAAAAGAGCCGAAACTTTTTGCTGGAGTCTGCCTCAGCTTCCAGTGATTCATGCACTACGTCGGAATCAGAGGATCAGGACCCAGACCCCCCTTCAAAATCGCACTCCCTAACACCTGCATCTTCTGCGGCCTCACGGCACACCCAGCCTGCCTCTTCCCTGGGCCCCCTCACGCCTAACAAACTACCTCCGCCTCCTCTAAATGCCTGTTCTGATGGCAGTGTGTTTGCCAACCCCTTCAAGGCACAGGCAGACCAGAAGCTCAGCGCCTTGCAGAAACATGTCCCTCTCACAATGCAGGCCAAACCCTCTCAGATAGGAGGTAAAAGGGTATGTGTGTCATACAGGAAAGATGGAAGGTGCAGGTTTGGGATCAAATGCAAGTTTGCTCACGATAGTGACCTCCAGACACCACTCACTCCTGCTGATGGTCATCCACCTGTGACAGACGAAGCTCCAGTGTCAGAGAATGTGGGATCTCACACAGGTGGCTCATGTAGTGAAGAATCTCAGGCCCTCACAGGGGAGGAAAAGTCAGGAGGGCAGcaagtgaggaagaggagggttgGATTGAGTAACACCTTGATTCCTCCTAAACGTGCTATGAAGCAGTATGCCAAGCACAGGAACAGAGAGCAGATTAATCTGTCCTGA